The following proteins come from a genomic window of Pichia kudriavzevii chromosome 1, complete sequence:
- a CDS encoding uncharacterized protein (PKUD0A13140; similar to Saccharomyces cerevisiae YOR079C (ATX2); ancestral locus Anc_5.688), with translation MTVTGSLLFYSILMAVLSFLSGLPAFWIQRKFEMALPLMVKLTSGLLISTCINLVIPEAIENLSSEKLHSASFGPLILLGFIVLYLTDIFSEQFTEYLQSSINLDEGPAHSIARSYFLSVVSNSTTLALLLHCLSDGIILATTLLSEPVEESSSTWMIILAIFLHKLPASFSLTSILLYEKLELNIIIFHLFLFSVSAPIGAWLTYGLSKIIDFPDTSFVLLFSTGAFLYIGFHTFLSCHTNAKGSNNNWNFLITIIGMIIPMLVSLLHD, from the coding sequence ATGACTGTGACAGGCTCCCTTCTATTCTACTCCATCCTGATGGCAGTCTTGTCTTTTTTGTCTGGATTACCAGCATTTTGGATCCAAAGGAAGTTCGAAATGGCTCTTCCATTGATGGTAAAACTCACCTCTGGTTTGTTGATTTCGACATGCATCAATCTAGTTATTCCTGAGGCCATTGAAAACCTGTCTTCTGAAAAGTTACACTCAGCATCTTTTGGTCCTCTAATTTTGTTGGGTTTTATTGTTCTTTATCTAACGGATATTTTTTCCGAACAATTCACGGAATACTTGCAgtcatcaataaatttgGATGAAGGGCCAGCGCATTCTATTGCCAGATCATATTTTTTATCAGTTGTTTCAAACTCCACCACTTTGGCTCTTCTTTTGCATTGTCTTAGTGATGGTATTATTTTAGCCACCACCCTCTTGTCGGAACCAGTTGAGGAATCTTCAAGTACATGGATGATAATTCTCGCAATATTTTTGCATAAACTCCCTGCATCTTTCTCATTGACATCAATCCTACTCTACGAAAAGTTGGAACTGAATATTATAATATTCCACTTATTTCTGTTTTCTGTATCTGCTCCTATTGGAGCTTGGCTGACGTACGGATTGTCAaaaataattgattttcCAGATACTTCATTTGTACTATTGTTTAGTACGGGTGCATTTCTATACATTGGTTTCCACACATTTTTATCGTGCCATACAAATGCTAAAGGCTCAAATAACAACTGGAATTTTCTCATTACTATTATTGGTATGATAATCCCAATGTTAGTTTCACTTCTTCATGATTGA
- a CDS encoding uncharacterized protein (PKUD0A13110; similar to Saccharomyces cerevisiae YFR019W (FAB1); ancestral locus Anc_1.360), whose product MSRLPGTQKHKATTQLIRENCTQSPLIPTLTAGGDVNSSDARVSPSVISLLEHYDNKANDEPPSRQKRSRFSFMTKTSKDGPEVLSNSPAAFDLSLNLSNALASSKGNTGIGRDYWLDDASATKCRLCDRKFTTFIRKHHCRICGKIFCSHCTTFIDGDKFNHHGKMRVCLMCNSLADRYNNDDFSSDEEEEEEEEGEEEEGEEEEGEGGEDEEHDMYNEHRGDRKQGGTAFTISENADDDKSYIDSSFHTEAGEIMLKDSRDSFGINNLSPTPMMTIPTTRTGEAVEISTRNRGDENHGSNESSDDENEMISFMNNHKFSWPKSVDFKSSRSSQSPQVLSKSRTPHFLTKLNSFKLNSGQGLNNLMNQNKARRRIFSSRFKSRAVSRNYTPILKTQHNDTKDTTIQFSDGFQRMGESYAYSLLKELLVDKKIDDYEKWATVLVKSLKKINNIEFDVKPLDETGFASVDTYYNFTNYIKIKKIQGANFQKAETVEGIVFSKKLPNKNMPSAISNPRIMLITFPIEYEQEEQNSMHFQSLEAVIAQQDQYIRKLVDRIINLRPSIILSSSSVNGLALGIFAEAGLAVAPNCKLTNLVKLSKFTDSTIITSIDILAMKPKLGTCGSFKVMHFKHDNVVKSYFLFDSCPNKIGLTIILRDPDEDILTRIKGCLMIMIYAFANIKLESSFLRDQCLKIEDFQDYKFFNSRDSVSLYTYNFQSYRDFAFMLESRLVSTSPWVKFEKPQILLQLEETELKAEENRLLYNNFLSKFDRSKFEFTKVFGLEDLNITDEYDLKKLVGAIHEYRQKYWQTENFFYSKKWDQFWKTRELTYFDPNYNQNIVFLFSLISKKNSTPCIGPEIQLIDFYWENDFSLGQFIVDVCSSATHVCQSCQLLLKDHYRSYVHDKGKIDIFIEPNNLNVNTDTIMTWSICKKCSSSTPVLPLSDTSYKYSFGKFLELVFWFNPSFDIRVLSNNSKCHCHSDDSQFDFFKEYAHYFSYKNYKILMEYNIIDNLKLITPKPELFWNPVYDYTIKSNHFKDIEQKSENFFQSVKNRLERIKLDGTNLDLEEVEKGRKKLSELKEKLHGQKQEIDLLLSTVYKNTHINEHLKLNIVIREVQELSSFWNVEFQAFAKTFLPSEKDVKKITTFQLDKLFKTLALRDDSDGDNENNNLNEATNENDEQIDETANKEQPTEKEIKSNRNNLGARNSLITIPKKQKSQLILNRIDELNSKNNNDFFWNKSTEPLDEGKVKQLTKFFDTQEYFDQRELEKQKIANYHKYTPKVSNMRPKIEIYKDASDAVNAEGTRSVNTGENQAKGGETKEPLTNEKSPEKRVEPQPEKVSLLKSLTNFWADRSATLWEPLSYPLGTSEHIFVDSDVIVREDEPSSIIAFCLNTADYESKLLNNNWTLHEGEQSQEDDLSLDEETTITDEEKKIRRDAKLKDTMLKKGFHLKYQFEEGYSTIFCKIFFTQQFDALRRKCGISENYVESLARCIKWDSTGGKSGSTFLKTLDQRFIIKELSKAELEAFVHFAPSYFEYFAHVLFHDLPSVLVKIFGFYQIQVKNSLPGGKSYTMDILIMENLFYDRKIDRIFDLKGSMRNRHVEQTGKENEVLLDENMVEYIYESPLFIKENDKRLLRASLWNDTLFLEKMNVMDYSLVVGIDHSCDELIVGIIDCIRTFTWDKKLESWVKEKGLVGNTGVGKEPTVITPKQYKNRFREAMERYILMAPGVYYQGTTNT is encoded by the coding sequence atgtCTCGTTTGCCTGGTACACAGAAACATAAGGCAACTACCCAACTGATACGAGAAAATTGTACCCAGTCTCCTCTAATTCCTACATTAACTGCAGGAGGTGATGTTAATTCAAGTGATGCTCGTGTAAGCCCTAGTGTGATTTCATTACTGGAACACTACGATAATAAAGCAAATGATGAACCACCTTCTAGGCAAAAAAGGTCTCGTTTTTCATTTATGACTAAAACTAGCAAGGATGGACCAGAGGTGTTGTCGAATTCACCTGCCGCTTTTGATCTCTCTTTAAATTTGAGTAACGCACTTGCATCCAGTAAGGGGAACACTGGAATAGGTCGTGATTATTGGTTAGATGATGCCTCCGCAACTAAATGTCGATTGTGTGATCGTAAGTTTACTACATTTATAAGAAAACATCATTGTCGGATTTGTGGTAAGATTTTCTGTTCACATTGTACAACATTTATTGACGGGGACAAATTCAACCATCATGGGAAAATGAGGGTCTGTCTGATGTGTAATAGTTTAGCTGATAGGTataataatgatgatttttcaagcgacgaagaagaagaagaagaagaagaaggagaagaagaagaaggagaagaagaagagggaGAGGGAGGAGAGGACGAAGAACATGATATGTACAATGAACATCGAGGAGACAGGAAACAAGGCGGTACCGCTTTTACAATTAGTGAAAATGCTGACGATGACAAAAGCTACATTGATTCGAGTTTCCACACAGAAGCTGGGGAGATAATGCTAAAAGATAGTCGAGACAGTTTTGGAATCAATAACCTGTCACCTACTCCGATGATGACTATACCTACTACCAGGACCGGTGAAGCGGTTGAAATAAGTACAAGGAATAGAGGAGACGAGAACCATGGCTCAAACGAGTCATcggatgatgaaaatgaaatgatttcttttatGAACAACCATAAATTTAGCTGGCCTAAAtctgttgatttcaaaagtaGCCGAAGTTCGCAATCTCCGCAGGTCCTATCAAAATCACGGACTCCACATTTTTTAACCAAGctcaattctttcaaactTAACTCTGGCCAAGGATTAAATAACTTAATGAATCAAAATAAAGCAAGAAGGCGAATATTCAGTAGCAGATTCAAGAGTAGAGCGGTTTCAAGGAATTATACACCAATTTTAAAAACTCAGCATAACGACACCAAAGATACTACTATCCAGTTCTCTGATGGGTTTCAAAGGATGGGGGAGTCTTATGCGTATTCACTGTTAAAGGAACTACTAGtagataaaaaaatagatgaTTATGAGAAGTGGGCTACTGTTCTAGTCAAATCcttgaaaaagataaacaacattgaatttgatgtaAAACCATTAGACGAAACTGGATTTGCGTCGGTTGATACTTACTACAATTTTACCAACTATATCAAGATCAAAAAGATTCAAGGAGCAAATTTCCAGAAAGCAGAAACAGTGGAAGGTATagttttttctaaaaaattaccaaacaaaaatatgCCTTCGGCGATAAGCAATCCCAGAATAATGCTCATAACATTCCCTATAGAATatgaacaagaagaacaaaacaGTATGCATTTTCAGAGCTTGGAGGCTGTAATTGCCCAACAGGACCAATACATTAGAAAGCTAGTGGACCGCATTATTAACCTTAGACCTAGTATTATTTTGTCATCCAGTTCCGTTAATGGCCTCGCTTTAGGTATATTTGCGGAAGCTGGTCTTGCGGTCGCTCCAAACTGTAAGTTGACTAACTTGGTTAAACTGTCAAAATTTACCGACTCTACTATAATCACATCAATTGATATCCTAGCTATGAAGCCCAAACTGGGGACTTGTGGTTCGTTTAAAGTCATGCATTTTAAACATGATAATGTGGTGAAAAGCTACTTTTTATTTGACTCTTGCCCGAATAAGATAGGCTTGACGATAATTTTAAGGGACCCCGATGAAGATATTCTAACCAGAATTAAGGGTTGcttgatgataatgatttaTGCATTTGCAAACATAAAATTGGAATCAAGTTTTCTGAGAGACCAGTGTTTAAAAATTGAGGATTTTCAAGATTacaagtttttcaattccagAGATTCTGTGTCTCTTTACACGTATAATTTCCAGAGCTATAGAGATTTTGCTTTTATGCTAGAGAGTCGTTTGGTAAGTACATCCCCATGGgttaagtttgaaaaacctCAAATACTCTTACAACTAGAAGAAACGGAATTAAAGGCCGAAGAAAACCGGCTACTTTACAATAACTTTTTATCCAAATTTGACCGTtcaaagtttgaatttACTAAAGTTTTTGGCTTAGAGGATCTGAATATTACAGATGAATATGATTTAAAAAAGCTTGTTGGAGCAATTCACGAGTACAGACAGAAATATTGGCAAACagagaattttttttactcgAAGAAATGGGATCAGTTTTGGAAGACTAGGGAACTCACATATTTTGATCCAAATtacaatcaaaacattgtttttcttttcagtttgatttccaagaaaaactcAACTCCTTGCATTGGACCTGAAATTCAGCtgattgatttttattGGGAAAATGACTTCAGTTTGGGTCAATTTATTGTGGATGTATGTTCCAGTGCTACTCACGTATGTCAAAGTTGCCAGTTGTTGCTCAAAGATCACTATCGTTCGTATGTCCATGATAAGGGGAAAATCgacattttcattgaaccgaataatttgaatgtCAATACCGATACTATAATGACTTGGAGCATCTGCAAAAAATGCTCTAGCTCGACACCAGTTTTACCTTTGAGTGATACGTCCTATAAGTattcttttggaaaatttctGGAGTTAGTATTTTGGTTTAATCCGTCTTTTGACATTCGGGTTTTGAGTAACAATAGCAAGTGCCACTGCCACTCAGATGACTCCCAATTTGACTTTTTTAAGGAGTATGCCCATTACTTTAGCTACAAAAATTATAAGATATTAATGGAATACAATATCATCGACAACTTGAAGTTGATTACTCCAAAGCCAGAACTTTTTTGGAATCCCGTTTATGACTACACTATCAAGTCCAACCATTTCAAGGATATTGAGCAAAAAAGTGAGAATTTTTTCCAGTCGGTGAAGAACAGACTAGAGAGAATAAAGTTAGATGGTACTAACTTAGACTTAGAAGAGGTTGAAAAAGGTCGTAAAAAATTGAgtgaattgaaagaaaaattgcATGGACAAAAGCAAGAAATTGACCTCCTTCTAAGTACGGTTTACAAGAATACGCATATTAACGAGCATCTAAAATTGAATATAGTAATTAGAGAAGTACAAGAACTGTCAAGCTTTTGGAATGTTGAATTTCAGGCTTTTGCTAAAACATTTTTACCAAGCGAGAAAGACGTCAAAAAGATAACCACCTTTCAGTTGGACAAACTATTCAAGACTCTAGCTCTCAGAGATGATAGTGATGGAGACAATGAGAACAACAACCTAAATGAAGCCACAAATGAAAACGATGAACAAATAGACGAGACAGCAAACAAAGAACAGCCGAcagaaaaggaaataaaaagtAATAGGAATAACCTGGGTGCTCGTAATTCATTAATAACCATTCCGAAGAAGCAGAAAAGTCAATTAATATTGAACAGAATAGATGAATTAAACAGTAAAAACAACAACGATTTCTTTTGGAACAAATCAACTGAACCTTTGGACGAGGGCAAAGTAAAACAACTCACAAAATTTTTTGACACACAAGAGTACTTTGACCAAAGGGAACTCGAAAAACAGAAGATAGCCAATTATCATAAATATACACCAAAAGTCAGCAATATGAGGcccaaaattgaaatttatAAAGATGCAAGTGATGCTGTGAATGCAGAGGGTACTAGGTCGGTTAATACTGGTGAGAATCAAGCTAAAGGTGGCGAAACGAAGGAGCCTCttacaaatgaaaaaagcCCGGAGAAAAGAGTTGAACCACAACCTGAAAAAGtttccttgttgaaatcattgacCAATTTTTGGGCCGATCGTTCTGCAACTCTTTGGGAGCCTTTATCATACCCTTTGGGAACATCCGAACATATATTCGTGGATTCAGACGTGATTGTCAGGGAAGATGAGCCCAGTTCCATTATTGCATTTTGCTTGAACACAGCAGATTATGAATCCAAGTTACTGAATAACAACTGGACACTACATGAGGGAGAGCAGAGTCAAGAAGATGATCTATCGCTGGATGAAGAAACTACAATCACAGAcgaagaaaagaaaattagaaGAGATGCAAAGTTAAAAGACACCATGCTGAAAAAAGGCTTCCATTTGAAATACCAGTTTGAAGAAGGGTATTCTACTATATTTTGTAAAATCTTTTTCACTCAACAGTTTGATGCGTTACGTAGAAAGTGTGGCATCAGTGAAAATTACGTGGAAAGTTTAGCCAGGTGTATCAAATGGGATTCAACTGGAGGTAAGAGTGGCTcgacatttttgaaaactctAGATCAAAGATTTATTATAAAGGAGCTAAGTAAAGCAGAGTTGGAAGCATTTGTTCATTTTGCACCGAGctattttgaatattttgcCCATGTTTTATTTCATGATTTACCCAGTGTTTTAGTTAAAATATTTGGTTTCTATCAGATACAAGTTAAAAATTCTTTACCTGGAGGAAAGTCGTATACCATGGATATCCTTATCATGGAAAACCTATTCTATGATCGAAAGATCGACAGGATATTCGACTTGAAGGGTTCTATGAGAAATAGGCACGTTGAGCAAACTggtaaagaaaatgaagttttgctagatgaaaatatggttgaatatatatatgagTCGCCATTATttattaaagaaaatgataagAGATTACTAAGAGCATCATTGTGGAATGATACCttgtttttggaaaagatGAATGTGATGGACTATTCGCTGGTGGTTGGTATTGATCATTCCTGTGACGAATTGATTGTTGGAATCATCGATTGTATTCGTACATTCACGTGGgataaaaaattagaaagCTGggtaaaagaaaaaggcTTGGTAGGAAACACCGGAGTAGGTAAAGAACCTACAGTTATTACTCCGaaacaatacaaaaataGATTCAGAGAAGCCATGGAGAGATACATCTTAATGGCTCCTGGTGTTTACTACCAAGGAACCACCAATACCTAG
- a CDS encoding uncharacterized protein (PKUD0A13160; Pfam Domains: adh_short(2.1e-10)), protein MFKTRETPQIKQSTKSLFSLKDKVCVVTGGSSGIGLEICKAFASMDALVIIVYNSTPVDKLVDDIKSQYGITADSYKCNLSMPEEIENMFDEILKKYGRVDVCVANAGVGWPAGGVTDFKTNSELVGNWETFIKLDLSSVYYCSAYVGKIFEKQGYGSLILTASMSGHIINVPQLQTPYNVAKAGVRQMAKSLAVEWSSIGDGRIRVNSVSPGYVKTKLTGKMDPSLLDQWCKQTPLGRMANPQEITGAYVYLASDASSFTTGTDIVVDGGFISV, encoded by the coding sequence ATGTTCAAAACTAGAGAAACGCCCCAAATAAAGCAGTCAACTAAAAGCCTTTTTTCGTTGAAAGATAAAGTATGTGTCGTTACAGGTGGATCTTCTGGAATAGGCTTAGAGATTTGTAAGGCATTTGCATCTATGGATGCACTTGTTATAATTGTCTACAATTCAACCCCAGTTGATAAGTTAGTCGACGATATTAAATCACAATACGGCATCACGGCAGACTCTTACAAATGCAATCTATCGATGcctgaagaaattgaaaatatgtttgatgaaattttgaaaaagtatGGTCGAGTCGACGTTTGTGTTGCAAATGCAGGAGTTGGTTGGCCAGCAGGAGGTGTCACTGATTTTAAAACAAATTCCGAATTAGTGGGGAATTGGGAGACTTTTATCAAGCTAGATTTATCATCAGTTTACTATTGCAGTGCATATGTTGGTAAGATTTTTGAGAAGCAAGGTTACGGATCGTTAATTCTAACTGCATCAATGTCTGGTCACATTATCAATGTCCCGCAATTACAAACTCCATACAATGTCGCCAAGGCGGGTGTACGTCAAATGGCAAAATCCTTAGCAGTTGAGTGGTCTTCCATTGGTGATGGTAGAATCAGGGTGAACAGCGTATCCCCAGGGTATGTAAAAACAAAGCTTACAGGTAAGATGGATCCTTCCCTTTTGGATCAATGGTGTAAACAGACTCCTTTAGGAAGAATGGCAAATCCTCAAGAAATCACAGGTGCCTATGTCTATTTGGCCAGCGATGCAAGCTCTTTCACCACAGGTACCGACATTGTCGTTGACGGGGGATTTATATCTGTGTGA
- a CDS encoding uncharacterized protein (PKUD0A13170), which produces MSIFSESACQAGANPLNKFVENAANADIGNFQKAFEQKQHGNFHSFQSIDSSVQNSFDNFTSLNNEELVPPQSFYHHPQNQNLSAQLNQQRVHHLQPQGGWVNDFNNLSLSDHQKHPATINEHQEPRHFQPYAQKPVHSFTSRQLNAPILLNKSHATEQNVATHAFESNMAMSHIKEANKEFDSVFSEVESELITESVTPNQRTEEEEASISANNEEEKIQFAMLARKVFVTMNDTPKHVSTATSNKFKQSGFMQLMNQISNREIEISDDQKKLVDQNGVDIRSALSDPLSSLESHDILESPFESARKVTNGMVDSKSWQSEFV; this is translated from the coding sequence ATGAGTATATTCAGTGAATCAGCATGTCAGGCTGGTGCCAACCCCCTTAACAAGTTTGTTGAGAACGCGGCAAATGCAGATATTGGTAACTTTCAAAAAGcttttgaacaaaaacaacacGGAAACTTCCATAGTTTCCAAAGCATTGACAGTTCAGTGCAAAACAGTTTTGACAACTTTACTAGTTTGAATAATGAAGAACTAGTACCTCCGCAGTCATtttatcatcatcctcaGAACCAGAATTTAAGTGCCCAGCTCAATCAACAACGCGTTCATCATTTACAACCTCAGGGAGGATGGGTaaatgatttcaacaatttgtcATTGTCCGACCACCAAAAACACCCTGCCACTATTAACGAACACCAAGAGCCCCGTCATTTCCAGCCATATGCCCAAAAGCCAGTACATAGTTTCACTAGTCGACAATTAAATGCTCCGATCTTACTAAACAAATCTCATGCCACCGAACAAAACGTGGCCACCCACGCATTCGAATCAAATATGGCAATGTCCCACATTAAAGAAGCTAATAAGGAGTTCGACAGCGTCTTCAGCGAGGTTGAGTCAGAGTTGATTACAGAGTCAGTAACACCAAATCAACgaacagaagaagaggaggcTTCTATTTCGGcaaataatgaagaagaaaagatacAATTTGCGATGCTAGcaagaaaagtttttgtTACTATGAATGATACCCCTAAACACGTTTCTACTGCAACGTCCAATAAATTCAAGCAGAGTGGTTTTATGCAATTAATGAATCAGATttcaaatagagaaataGAAATAAGTGATGACCAGAAGAAACTGGTGGATCAAAATGGAGTTGATATCCGTTCTGCTCTTTCTGATCCTCTATCGAGCCTTGAATCCCATGATATTTTGGAATCTCCATTCGAGTCAGCTAGAAAAGTCACTAATGGTATGGTTGACTCTAAATCATGGCAAAGCGAATTTGTGTAA
- a CDS encoding uncharacterized protein (PKUD0A13130; similar to Saccharomyces cerevisiae YDR115W; ancestral locus Anc_8.267) has product MFAILKSSFAAVKAASTPSVRLSAPGIPALSGIFMQQRFGSRGGNRGNTYQPNTLKRKRRLGFLARMKSRTGRQIVKRRFEKGRWFLTH; this is encoded by the coding sequence ATGTTTGCAATACTTAAGTCTTCATTTGCGGCAGTAAAGGCTGCTTCTACACCAAGTGTTAGACTCTCTGCTCCTGGTATACCGGCATTATCAGGAATTTTCATGCAACAAAGATTTGGATCTAGAGGTGGTAACAGAGGTAACACATATCAACCAAACACattaaagagaaagaggagACTTGGTTTCCTTGCTAGAATGAAGTCTCGTACTGGTAGACAAATTGTCAAGAGAAGATTCGAAAAAGGACGTTGGTTCCTTACCCATTAA
- a CDS encoding uncharacterized protein (PKUD0A13120; similar to Saccharomyces cerevisiae YDR156W (RPA14); ancestral locus Anc_8.337) has translation MSRQGQRFRAVKDDTTNPTLFKVMESQTFLQDETVLSYVDEFINKHPLNSLQSGSSEIATGSSTYSGINPTVLSQLNRLQRSLRGLPPLFDDETVPPSQQTATDSQPTENKKIVFDE, from the coding sequence ATGTCAAGACAGGGCCAAAGGTTTAGAGCGGTGAAAGATGATACAACAAATCCAACCCTTTTCAAGGTCATGGAGTCTCAAACGTTTCTCCAAGATGAGACCGTTTTATCCTATGTTGATGAGTTCATTAACAAGCATCCCTTGAATTCTTTACAATCCGGTAGTTCAGAAATTGCAACTGGCTCATCTACATATAGTGGAATAAATCCAACTGTTTTGTCCCAGCTGAACCGTTTACAAAGAAGCTTAAGAGGATTACCGCCACTATTTGACGACGAAACAGTCCCACCATCACAGCAAACTGCAACAGACTCTCAACCAACcgaaaacaagaagattgtttttgatgaataG
- a CDS encoding uncharacterized protein (PKUD0A13150; similar to Saccharomyces cerevisiae YOR078W (BUD21); ancestral locus Anc_5.687) — MVVTRSHKTFNDDEPFVSDEIKAKKDLIINKQEESESDSEDEAPEEESISDSKKNALARQKAEEELLKQKRAAAKAKHREVEEKRKITKLEKELKELEKKRKELEGISEDLPEELPEDLLEDIDLDKPAPSKIVFNNEEEEEKIQKANKRKNRQERLQKLRELKGKTEKQVSGGIHVKVLGDNKKTTNFSSKDIATKKDQWLMRKRIRRE; from the coding sequence ATGGTGGTAACAAGATCCCACAAGACGTTCAATGACGATGaaccttttgtttctgatGAAATAAAGGCCAAGAAAGATCTAATCATCAATAAGCAAGAAGAATCTGAGTCTGACAGTGAAGACGAGGCTCCTGAAGAGGAGTCAATTTCGGactcaaagaaaaatgcaCTAGCAAGGCAAAAAGCTGAAGAGGAATTACTGAAGCAAAAACGTGCTGCTGCTAAGGCCAAACACagagaagttgaagaaaagagaaagatcACTAAACTCGAAAAGGAGCTAAAAGAGCTAGAAAAGAAGCGTAAGGAATTGGAAGGTATTTCTGAAGACCTTCCGGAGGAACTTCCCGAAGATTTGCTTGAAGACATTGATTTGGATAAGCCTGCTCCAAGTAAGattgttttcaacaatgaagaagaggaagaaaagattCAGAAAGCAAATAAAAGGAAGAACAGACAGGAAAGATTGCAAAAGCTGAGGGAATTGAAAGGCAAAACCGAGAAACAAGTTTCCGGAGGGATCCACGTGAAAGTTTTGGGTGACAATAAGAAAACTACGAATTTCAGTAGCAAAGATATTGCCACAAAGAAAGATCAGTGGTTGATGAGAAAGCGTATACGTAGAGAGTAA